From a region of the Candidatus Brocadia sp. genome:
- a CDS encoding GlsB/YeaQ/YmgE family stress response membrane protein, giving the protein MMNFVIWIISGIIAGWLTGLVVRGRGFGIKGDLIVGLLGGLVAGALLSFIGRFTFQLLGNVAVAVVGGVILVAIIRFFRRK; this is encoded by the coding sequence ATGATGAATTTTGTTATCTGGATTATCAGTGGTATTATCGCAGGTTGGTTGACGGGATTGGTGGTCCGGGGAAGAGGTTTTGGAATTAAAGGAGATTTAATTGTTGGATTATTGGGGGGGCTTGTTGCTGGTGCATTACTCAGCTTTATCGGGCGTTTTACCTTTCAGCTCCTGGGGAATGTTGCAGTAGCAGTAGTTGGCGGTGTAATACTCGTTGCAATTATTCGCTTTTTTCGCAGGAAGTAA
- a CDS encoding alpha/beta fold hydrolase, which produces MSVITLGKRIFTWIITLIGCLVAVIFTIILVRGFDARRMPDLKIWHTTRLTPEFKASDMKPGFTFEDYLKLEDQLFENVKVSVDQRIAKEDQHILNRYFAGSICHPDRQEKNWNRTFELSPEHPKGGILLLHGLSDGPYSMRALAHIFYRQGYYALVPRLPGHGTIPSSLKGPTWKDWVAAADVAAHHVRAVIGPDAPLFLGGYSNGGLIAVYYALNSVNDESIIRPQKLFLFSPAIGITRFAAFSGWHRALSFIPYFQKIAWESIMPEYDPFKYNSFPKIAGHQLFQLARVTQKKIEQLKNDGKLERLPPIQTFSSVVDSTVLAPSLVTHLYNQLKPNGHELILFDVNRFSALEPFIKDRHEAFLNNLKGASALPYAWTLITNQTPDTLRVVAETHDAGSDAATAEPLNIEWPKGIYSLSHVAVPFSPEDPLYGDREDLKKKGYFVLGLVEPRGEKGVLQVPVDQLMRLRYNPFFSYMERRIAESL; this is translated from the coding sequence ATGAGCGTAATTACGCTTGGTAAACGCATCTTTACCTGGATCATAACGCTTATAGGATGTTTGGTGGCGGTTATCTTCACGATCATCCTGGTTCGCGGTTTTGACGCCAGGCGTATGCCGGATTTAAAGATATGGCACACGACGCGCCTGACTCCTGAGTTCAAGGCCAGTGACATGAAACCGGGCTTCACCTTTGAGGACTACCTCAAACTGGAAGACCAGCTTTTCGAGAATGTAAAGGTATCGGTTGACCAGCGGATTGCTAAAGAGGATCAGCATATTCTTAACCGGTACTTCGCAGGGTCAATTTGCCATCCCGACCGCCAGGAAAAGAACTGGAACAGGACTTTTGAGCTCTCTCCCGAGCATCCCAAAGGTGGCATTCTCCTTTTGCATGGATTATCGGACGGCCCCTATTCCATGAGAGCGCTGGCGCATATTTTTTACCGGCAGGGGTATTATGCCCTGGTTCCCCGGTTGCCTGGTCATGGAACAATTCCGTCATCGCTGAAGGGTCCCACGTGGAAGGACTGGGTGGCGGCGGCGGATGTGGCAGCGCACCATGTCCGTGCGGTGATAGGTCCCGATGCGCCCCTTTTCCTCGGAGGGTATTCCAACGGCGGATTGATCGCCGTGTATTACGCGCTGAACAGCGTTAATGACGAATCAATAATAAGGCCTCAAAAACTCTTTCTTTTCTCACCGGCCATTGGCATTACCCGGTTTGCGGCATTCTCTGGCTGGCACCGGGCGCTGAGCTTTATTCCCTACTTTCAAAAAATCGCGTGGGAGTCCATTATGCCGGAGTATGACCCGTTCAAGTACAATTCGTTTCCAAAAATCGCCGGACATCAGCTTTTTCAGTTGGCGCGGGTAACACAAAAGAAAATCGAACAGCTGAAGAATGATGGAAAACTGGAGCGGCTTCCGCCCATTCAAACGTTTTCTTCCGTGGTAGATTCCACGGTGCTCGCTCCTTCGCTGGTGACACATCTTTATAATCAGCTCAAGCCAAACGGACACGAACTTATCCTTTTCGATGTGAATCGGTTTTCTGCGTTAGAGCCCTTTATCAAAGACCGTCACGAGGCTTTTTTAAACAACCTTAAGGGGGCATCCGCACTTCCTTACGCATGGACGCTCATTACAAACCAAACACCGGACACCTTGCGGGTCGTTGCCGAGACGCACGATGCCGGTTCGGATGCCGCTACCGCAGAACCCCTGAATATCGAGTGGCCAAAGGGGATTTATTCCCTGTCGCATGTAGCCGTCCCGTTTTCCCCTGAAGACCCTCTCTATGGCGATCGTGAGGATTTGAAAAAGAAAGGATATTTTGTCCTGGGGTTGGTTGAACCACGGGGGGAAAAAGGCGTTTTGCAGGTCCCGGTTGATCAATTGATGCGTCTTCGGTATAACCCCTTCTTTTCTTATATGGAACGCCGCATCGCGGAGTCACTGTAA
- a CDS encoding acetate kinase, with protein MRVVVINSGSSSIKYESFNLNGLSSAAKGLLECIGAAKSRLKHRWLTPAGAWEEIAETRPVADHREGFSFILEVSGRARADSAETEVFAVGHRVVHGGEKFREPAIIDDATLREIEALIPLAPLHNPANVRGINVMRELLPRVPQVAVFDTAFHQTMPPRAFHYALPYDLYQSAGVRRYGFHGSSHYYVAKEASRYLGIPSDKLNLITLHLGNGASATAIERGKSIDTSMGLTPLEGLIMGTRCGDLDPAVHFYLARKTGRSFEEIEGILNRESGLTGICGTNDMREIQSRVSGGDVRASLALEMFCYRIKKYIGAYYAALGSVDAIVFTGGIGENSAVVRGKSCEGLAGIGISLDGRRNIASGSGIREIQAEDDRVKILVIPTDEEREIAQQTVEVVGRAKDHGR; from the coding sequence ATGAGGGTTGTCGTGATCAATTCGGGGAGCTCCTCGATCAAATACGAGTCATTCAACCTGAACGGCCTCTCGTCTGCCGCAAAAGGTCTTTTGGAGTGCATAGGCGCAGCGAAAAGCAGGTTAAAGCACCGGTGGCTCACTCCGGCTGGCGCATGGGAGGAGATTGCCGAGACACGGCCGGTTGCCGACCATCGCGAAGGTTTTTCCTTTATCCTTGAGGTGAGCGGCAGGGCTCGGGCAGACAGCGCGGAGACGGAGGTCTTCGCCGTTGGACATCGCGTGGTGCACGGCGGTGAGAAGTTCAGGGAGCCTGCAATTATCGATGACGCGACTCTCAGGGAAATAGAGGCGCTTATTCCCCTTGCGCCGCTTCACAATCCAGCCAATGTGCGGGGAATTAACGTGATGCGGGAACTCCTGCCCCGTGTTCCGCAGGTGGCCGTATTCGATACGGCATTCCATCAGACGATGCCTCCGCGGGCATTTCACTATGCACTCCCGTATGATCTGTATCAGTCAGCCGGTGTCCGGCGCTATGGGTTTCATGGAAGCTCGCATTATTATGTGGCAAAGGAGGCATCGCGCTATCTCGGCATTCCCTCCGATAAGCTGAATCTCATCACGCTCCACCTTGGCAATGGAGCCAGCGCAACGGCGATTGAAAGGGGAAAGAGCATAGACACCTCCATGGGACTGACGCCGCTGGAAGGGCTCATCATGGGAACGCGCTGCGGAGACCTGGATCCTGCCGTTCATTTTTATCTGGCGAGAAAAACAGGCAGGTCGTTTGAAGAGATCGAAGGCATCCTGAACCGGGAGAGCGGGCTTACGGGCATTTGCGGAACGAACGACATGCGGGAAATCCAGAGCCGCGTCAGCGGAGGAGATGTCCGGGCATCGCTCGCCCTTGAAATGTTCTGCTACCGCATCAAAAAATATATCGGCGCGTATTATGCCGCCCTCGGCTCCGTGGACGCCATCGTCTTTACCGGTGGTATCGGAGAAAATTCGGCAGTTGTGCGGGGTAAATCCTGTGAGGGACTGGCAGGCATCGGAATATCCCTTGATGGACGCAGAAACATCGCTTCTGGCAGCGGCATCAGAGAAATACAGGCTGAGGATGACAGGGTTAAGATCCTTGTCATACCGACTGATGAGGAGCGCGAAATCGCGCAACAGACAGTTGAGGTTGTCGGGAGGGCAAAAGATCATGGCCGGTAA
- the pta gene encoding phosphate acetyltransferase — protein sequence MSQGIYITSAEPRSGKSVIVLGIMEILSGRMGKIGFFRPVVRDDKNPDHITTLITRRYALDIPYEKVYGCSYEAAREMLVRNRDDDLLKLILEKYRALQAEFDLVVCVGSDFTGPATALEFDFNAKVANNLGCSVLPVVKGYDRDTVQIVSVAQGLLASIKERSCDVLSLIVNRVPAPLCDSVHDELRRAIPADIPTYVLPEIQLLEKPTVDEIAVVLSAERLSGHDERFNHEVRNFKIAAMELPHFLEHIEEGSLIITPGDRSDVVLASLLADASNTYPHISGIILTGGIRLASQVWRLIEGLRQLSVPMIAVSTDTYTTALNVSSLEGVLSYNNPRKIAAALGIIEAKVNVAELFDRISAARSERVTPLMFEYEIIRQAKSDRKHIVLPEGTEERVLRAAEILRMRDVVAITLLGDEREIWQKAADLGISLPGVSVIDPVKSVRRQTYADAYFGLRKHKGISPQMAFDTMSDISYFGTMMVYFGEADGMVSGSVHTTQHTIRPAFEVIKTRPGCSIVSSVFFMCLADRVLVFGDCAVNPDPNPGQLADIAISSAETALMFGVQPFIAMLSYSTGESGKGTEVDKVREATRIAKERRPDLKIEGPMQYDAAVDAGVAKTKLPGSAVAGHATVFIFPDLNTGNNTYKAVQRSAHAVAVGPVLQGLNKPVNDLSRGCTVTDIVNTVAITAIQSQRGGTTA from the coding sequence ATGAGCCAGGGTATTTACATCACCAGCGCTGAGCCGCGGAGCGGCAAATCGGTCATCGTGCTCGGAATCATGGAGATTCTCTCCGGACGAATGGGAAAGATCGGCTTTTTCCGTCCCGTGGTCCGGGACGACAAAAACCCAGACCATATCACTACCCTTATCACCAGGCGGTATGCTCTTGATATTCCCTATGAAAAAGTGTATGGTTGCAGCTACGAGGCTGCACGGGAGATGCTCGTCCGGAACAGGGATGACGATCTCCTGAAATTGATCCTGGAAAAGTACCGGGCGCTTCAGGCGGAGTTTGACCTTGTCGTCTGCGTAGGTTCAGACTTCACCGGTCCGGCTACCGCCCTTGAATTTGACTTTAATGCCAAGGTGGCAAACAATCTAGGATGTTCCGTTCTGCCCGTCGTCAAGGGATACGACAGGGATACCGTGCAGATCGTCAGCGTGGCGCAGGGACTTCTTGCGTCGATTAAAGAGCGAAGCTGCGACGTGCTCTCCCTGATTGTCAACCGCGTCCCGGCGCCTTTATGCGACAGCGTTCATGATGAACTCAGGCGGGCAATACCGGCAGATATTCCAACCTATGTGCTCCCGGAGATTCAGCTCCTTGAAAAACCAACGGTTGATGAGATTGCCGTGGTTCTCAGCGCTGAACGCCTGAGCGGCCATGATGAGAGATTCAATCACGAAGTGCGGAATTTCAAGATCGCCGCCATGGAACTGCCCCACTTCCTGGAGCATATCGAAGAGGGAAGCCTCATTATAACGCCGGGCGACCGTTCAGACGTTGTCCTTGCCAGCCTCCTTGCTGATGCGTCGAATACGTATCCCCACATCTCCGGCATCATACTGACCGGCGGGATCAGGCTGGCATCTCAGGTGTGGCGGCTTATTGAGGGACTGCGGCAACTGTCGGTTCCGATGATTGCCGTTTCGACGGATACCTATACAACCGCCCTGAACGTAAGTTCCCTGGAAGGCGTGCTCTCCTATAACAATCCCCGAAAGATTGCCGCCGCGCTTGGCATTATCGAGGCAAAGGTAAACGTTGCCGAACTCTTTGACCGCATATCGGCAGCCCGTTCCGAACGCGTAACGCCACTCATGTTTGAATATGAAATCATCCGGCAGGCAAAGTCTGACCGTAAACACATTGTCCTTCCGGAAGGCACGGAAGAGCGTGTACTGCGGGCTGCGGAGATCCTCAGGATGCGCGACGTCGTTGCGATCACCCTTCTCGGAGACGAGCGGGAGATATGGCAGAAAGCCGCCGACCTCGGTATCTCCCTTCCCGGTGTGTCCGTGATCGATCCCGTGAAATCAGTCCGCCGCCAGACCTATGCCGATGCCTACTTTGGCCTCCGTAAGCATAAGGGAATCTCTCCCCAGATGGCCTTCGATACTATGTCCGATATCAGTTACTTTGGCACCATGATGGTCTATTTTGGAGAAGCAGACGGCATGGTATCTGGCTCCGTGCATACAACCCAGCACACGATCCGGCCTGCCTTCGAGGTCATCAAGACCAGGCCGGGATGCTCGATCGTTTCGAGCGTATTCTTTATGTGTCTTGCCGACCGCGTGCTTGTTTTTGGAGACTGTGCCGTTAACCCTGATCCGAATCCGGGACAGCTGGCCGACATTGCAATCAGCTCCGCCGAAACGGCGCTCATGTTCGGCGTGCAACCGTTCATTGCCATGCTCAGCTATTCCACCGGTGAATCAGGCAAAGGAACCGAGGTGGACAAGGTGCGGGAGGCGACCAGGATTGCGAAGGAGCGTCGTCCGGACCTGAAGATCGAAGGCCCCATGCAGTACGATGCAGCCGTCGATGCCGGTGTGGCGAAGACGAAACTTCCCGGAAGCGCGGTTGCCGGTCATGCAACCGTATTCATCTTTCCCGACCTGAATACCGGCAACAACACCTATAAGGCCGTCCAGCGGTCTGCCCATGCCGTGGCCGTGGGGCCGGTCCTGCAGGGGCTCAATAAGCCGGTAAACGATCTCAGCCGTGGATGCACCGTAACCGACATTGTGAACACGGTGGCGATCACCGCCATTCAGTCGCAGCGCGGAGGAACTACCGCATGA
- a CDS encoding ABC transporter permease, whose translation MRSLLNILWLGLKEIASLLSDIVMVIFLCYAFTMAIYVQATGTSTQVNNASIAFVDEDGSALSKELFNAFLPPYFQNPRYIEAREVEDAMDRGEFMFVVAIPTLFELDLRAGRNPDVQVNVDATAMKQAGIGADYIKNIINQRIATFLKRTDEKAREPVNLIVRRMFNPNGISSWFTSIVAIINQVTLLTVVLTGAAVIREREHGTLEHLLVMPLSAFEIAMAKVWANGLMILIATGFSLFLIVKAVLQVPFAGSIPLWFCGVVLYLFYTTALGIFLGTISRSMAQFALLIVLVVVLMQLLSGGTTPIESQPRWLQYITFFLPTRHFVSFSQVIIYRGGGLSAVWLQFLVVSAIGLAFFAYSLVLFRKSIAVTK comes from the coding sequence ATGAGGTCACTCCTGAACATCCTCTGGCTTGGACTCAAGGAAATCGCCAGCCTGCTGAGCGACATTGTAATGGTAATTTTCCTCTGCTATGCGTTCACGATGGCGATCTACGTCCAGGCGACGGGCACTTCGACTCAGGTCAACAACGCATCGATCGCCTTTGTGGACGAGGACGGTTCCGCCTTGTCCAAGGAGCTGTTCAATGCCTTCCTGCCGCCGTATTTTCAGAACCCCCGGTATATTGAGGCCAGGGAGGTAGAAGATGCAATGGACAGGGGCGAGTTTATGTTCGTGGTTGCGATCCCAACTCTGTTTGAATTGGATCTTCGCGCCGGGCGGAATCCGGACGTTCAGGTGAACGTAGACGCGACGGCAATGAAGCAGGCCGGTATTGGCGCGGACTACATTAAGAATATCATCAATCAGCGCATCGCAACTTTTCTCAAACGCACGGACGAGAAGGCACGAGAGCCGGTCAATCTGATTGTTCGGCGGATGTTCAATCCAAACGGCATCTCCTCCTGGTTTACCAGCATCGTGGCCATTATCAATCAGGTGACCCTGTTAACGGTAGTCCTGACGGGCGCGGCAGTGATCCGGGAACGCGAGCACGGGACGCTGGAACACCTGCTGGTGATGCCGCTTTCCGCATTTGAAATCGCCATGGCGAAGGTATGGGCAAACGGACTGATGATTCTCATCGCGACGGGTTTTTCGCTCTTTCTGATCGTGAAGGCTGTGCTGCAGGTGCCGTTCGCCGGCTCGATTCCCCTGTGGTTCTGCGGGGTTGTGCTCTATCTGTTCTACACGACAGCGCTGGGGATATTCCTCGGCACGATTTCGCGGTCCATGGCGCAGTTTGCGCTCCTGATCGTTCTGGTCGTCGTCCTGATGCAGCTTCTTTCGGGCGGCACGACGCCTATCGAGAGCCAGCCCCGGTGGCTGCAATACATAACGTTCTTCCTGCCTACACGGCATTTTGTCAGCTTCTCCCAGGTGATCATCTATCGGGGCGGCGGCTTGAGCGCCGTGTGGTTGCAGTTCCTCGTGGTGTCTGCCATCGGCCTTGCGTTCTTTGCGTATAGCCTGGTGCTTTTCCGGAAATCAATCGCGGTGACGAAGTAG
- the glgX gene encoding glycogen debranching protein GlgX — translation MGSKTLTTGDNVVGQTRGTSFPLGATVLPGGVNFSVFSKNATSVELLLFQHAEDSAPSRIILLDARKNRTYHYWHVIVPGIGPGQVYGYRVHGPHEPERGMRFDSDKVLLDPYGRAVVVPRKYNRGAACQPGDNCGVAMKSVITDPGAYDWEGDLPLRQPFTRTIVYEMHVRGFTAHPSSGVTPEKRGTYAGLIEKIPYLKDLGITAVELLPVYHFDEQDAPPGFRNYWGYAPVSFFAPHPAYSSKKDPLGPVNEFRDMVKALHRAGIEVILDVVYNHTAEGNHEGPTLSFRGFENDSYYILEPDKRYYSNYTGCGNTLDASSPFVRRMIIDSLHYWVQEMHVDGFRFDLASILSRDEQGQPQANPPVLWDIETAPVLSGAKLIAEAWDAAGLYQVGSFIGDRWKEWNGKFRDDVRSFLKGDRNTVSKFVTRLLGSPDIYGHEEREAEQSINFVTCHDGFTLDDLVSYNEKHNEANGEDNRDGSNDNLSWNCGAEGPTDDPQIEQLRNRQVKNFLAITLLAAGTPMLLMGDEVRRTQQGNNNAYGQDNVISWFDWGLVERHADVLRFVKRLIAGRLRQDVAPEDPGLSLNQILQQSKIDWHGLKLNQPDWGADSHAIGLTVKSVRRRSFLFHIMINAYWEGLKFDVPPVPEPEYDAWMRWIDTARESPDDISSWDTALAVTDTSYAVHPRSLVVLVSRLKSPGRR, via the coding sequence ATGGGATCAAAAACACTTACTACGGGCGATAACGTTGTTGGTCAAACGCGGGGGACCAGCTTTCCGCTGGGTGCGACCGTATTACCTGGTGGCGTTAATTTTAGTGTCTTCTCGAAGAACGCGACATCAGTAGAACTGCTGCTCTTTCAGCATGCAGAAGATTCTGCCCCTTCCCGCATAATCCTGCTTGACGCCCGGAAGAACAGAACCTATCACTATTGGCACGTCATTGTCCCGGGTATTGGGCCGGGACAAGTCTATGGATATCGCGTCCATGGTCCCCATGAGCCGGAGCGCGGCATGCGCTTCGACTCGGACAAGGTGTTGCTTGATCCTTATGGCAGGGCGGTTGTCGTTCCCCGAAAATACAACCGCGGGGCGGCATGTCAGCCTGGTGACAATTGTGGCGTTGCGATGAAGAGCGTGATAACCGACCCGGGCGCGTATGACTGGGAAGGTGATTTACCCCTGAGGCAACCCTTCACCCGCACGATCGTTTACGAGATGCACGTTCGCGGATTCACGGCCCATCCGAGTTCCGGGGTTACGCCGGAAAAACGGGGCACCTATGCGGGCCTGATCGAAAAGATCCCGTACCTGAAGGACCTCGGCATCACTGCGGTTGAGCTGCTGCCGGTATATCATTTCGACGAGCAGGATGCGCCGCCGGGATTCAGGAACTACTGGGGATATGCGCCGGTCTCGTTCTTTGCCCCGCATCCTGCCTACAGCTCAAAGAAAGACCCCCTGGGGCCGGTCAATGAGTTTCGCGACATGGTGAAGGCGCTCCACCGCGCAGGGATTGAAGTGATCCTCGACGTTGTTTATAACCATACCGCTGAAGGCAACCATGAGGGACCAACCTTGTCCTTCCGCGGATTCGAAAATGATTCTTATTATATCCTCGAACCTGACAAGCGGTACTATAGCAACTATACCGGATGCGGCAATACGCTCGACGCGAGCAGTCCCTTTGTCCGCCGCATGATTATCGACAGCCTTCATTACTGGGTTCAGGAGATGCATGTGGACGGCTTCCGCTTCGATCTTGCCTCGATTCTTTCCAGGGACGAACAGGGTCAACCACAGGCGAACCCCCCGGTTCTCTGGGATATCGAAACTGCCCCGGTATTGTCCGGCGCAAAGCTCATTGCCGAGGCATGGGATGCTGCCGGGCTCTATCAGGTGGGCAGTTTCATTGGTGACCGATGGAAGGAGTGGAACGGGAAATTCAGGGACGATGTGCGGAGCTTTCTCAAGGGAGACAGGAATACGGTTTCAAAATTCGTAACCCGCCTGTTGGGGAGCCCTGATATTTATGGCCATGAAGAACGGGAGGCCGAACAGAGCATCAATTTCGTCACCTGCCACGACGGATTTACCCTGGATGACCTTGTCTCTTATAATGAAAAACACAACGAGGCAAACGGAGAGGATAACCGCGACGGCAGTAATGATAACCTGAGCTGGAACTGTGGCGCTGAGGGTCCGACCGACGATCCTCAGATCGAACAACTCAGGAACCGGCAGGTGAAGAATTTTTTGGCAATCACCCTGCTCGCTGCAGGAACGCCGATGCTTCTTATGGGAGATGAGGTTCGGCGGACACAGCAGGGAAATAATAATGCCTACGGACAGGACAATGTGATCAGCTGGTTCGACTGGGGACTTGTTGAAAGACATGCCGACGTGCTCAGATTTGTCAAGCGACTCATCGCAGGCCGCCTGAGGCAGGACGTTGCTCCGGAGGATCCCGGATTATCCCTGAACCAGATCCTCCAGCAGTCAAAAATAGACTGGCATGGACTGAAACTGAATCAGCCTGACTGGGGAGCAGACTCTCATGCTATTGGACTCACCGTAAAGAGTGTAAGAAGAAGAAGCTTCCTGTTCCATATTATGATCAATGCATACTGGGAAGGGTTGAAGTTTGATGTTCCCCCTGTCCCCGAGCCTGAATACGACGCCTGGATGCGGTGGATCGATACCGCCAGGGAATCGCCGGACGATATTTCTTCCTGGGATACGGCGCTGGCGGTCACGGATACATCATATGCTGTCCATCCGCGATCGTTGGTGGTCCTTGTCAGCCGGCTTAAAAGTCCGGGGAGGCGATAA
- a CDS encoding glycogen/starch/alpha-glucan phosphorylase yields MAKPSQKKRESSMLGTGENIRTGTSIASLKKAILDNLYYIQGRTPELATKNDWYMAVAYTVRDRMLRHFIHSLKRMQDAKVKIVSYLSAEFLMGPHLGNNLLNLGITDQTRQAAKEIGLELNDLLAQEEEPGLGNGGLGRLAACYMDSLASLTVPAIGYGIRYEFGIFDQEIHDGWQVEKTDKWLRLGNPWEICRPEISYEVNFGGHTAQYLDDKGCFRVRWNPHRVVKGIAYDTPVPSYRDDMVDMLRLWKSEAIESFDFQAFNVGDYYKAVDMKVVSETVSKVLYPNDEPEIGKTLRLAQQYFFVSCSLQDMIRIHLARGKGIETFHESFAVQLNDTHPSIAVAELMRLLVDEHLMDWDSAWQITGKTMAYTNHTLLPEALEKWPLPLFKRTLPRHLEIIYEINRRFLDDVRHRYPGDDGLVARLSLIDESGEKYVRMAHLASVGSHRINGVAALHSNLLTRTVLKDLYDLYPDRFVNVTNGVTPRRWIALSNPSLTALITRSIGDRWIRHFEDEIRKIEPLADDAGFRQEWRKIKRKNKARLAAIIQERTGIVPNPDSLFDIQVKRIHEYKRQHLNVLNIITLYNRIRKNPGQEIIPRTFIFGGKAAPGYFMAKLIIKLINSVAEVINTDQDVAGRLTVVFFPDFNVKSAQHIYPAAELSEQISTAGKEASGTGNMKFSMNGALTIGTLDGANVEIREEVGQENFFLFGLSAEEVHNEKARGYRPRDYYDSNPCLREVIEQIWSGYFSRGDAELFRPLVENLLNHDPFMLLADYQSYIDCQDGVSSAYHDQERWTRMSILNVARMGKFSSDRSIREYCDTIWNIKLTKGG; encoded by the coding sequence ATGGCAAAACCATCACAAAAAAAGCGTGAATCATCAATGCTTGGCACAGGGGAGAACATTCGGACCGGGACCAGTATTGCTTCATTGAAAAAGGCAATCCTCGACAACCTCTATTACATCCAGGGGCGTACACCGGAACTTGCCACGAAGAACGACTGGTACATGGCCGTAGCCTATACAGTACGGGACAGGATGCTGAGACATTTTATCCATTCCCTCAAAAGAATGCAGGATGCGAAGGTAAAAATCGTGAGCTACCTTTCGGCAGAGTTTCTGATGGGGCCGCACCTGGGCAATAATCTCCTGAATTTGGGGATCACTGACCAGACACGGCAAGCAGCAAAAGAAATCGGCCTTGAACTGAACGATCTGCTCGCGCAGGAGGAAGAGCCGGGGCTTGGCAACGGTGGCCTCGGGAGGCTTGCAGCCTGCTACATGGATTCCCTTGCGTCGCTGACCGTGCCGGCGATCGGCTATGGTATCCGGTATGAGTTCGGCATCTTTGACCAGGAGATTCACGACGGATGGCAGGTGGAAAAGACCGACAAGTGGCTTCGCCTGGGCAACCCCTGGGAAATCTGCCGGCCCGAGATCTCCTATGAAGTGAATTTCGGCGGGCACACGGCGCAGTACCTTGATGACAAAGGCTGTTTCAGAGTCCGCTGGAACCCCCACCGTGTCGTCAAGGGAATTGCCTATGACACCCCAGTCCCGTCCTACCGGGACGATATGGTGGACATGCTCAGGCTGTGGAAATCAGAGGCAATCGAATCCTTTGACTTTCAGGCATTTAATGTCGGCGACTATTACAAAGCCGTGGATATGAAGGTCGTTTCCGAGACGGTAAGCAAGGTCCTCTACCCGAACGATGAACCTGAAATTGGAAAGACCCTCCGCCTCGCCCAGCAGTATTTCTTCGTCTCCTGCTCGCTTCAGGATATGATCCGCATTCATCTGGCGCGGGGAAAAGGCATTGAGACATTTCACGAAAGCTTTGCCGTGCAGTTGAACGATACCCATCCCTCAATCGCCGTAGCAGAACTCATGCGCCTTCTGGTGGATGAGCATCTGATGGACTGGGACAGCGCCTGGCAGATAACCGGGAAAACCATGGCGTACACCAATCATACGCTGCTGCCCGAGGCGCTTGAAAAATGGCCTCTCCCGCTGTTCAAGCGTACGCTCCCGCGACATCTGGAGATCATCTATGAGATCAACCGCAGATTTCTGGACGACGTCCGTCACCGGTATCCCGGCGATGACGGGCTGGTTGCCCGTCTTTCGCTCATTGATGAGAGCGGAGAGAAGTATGTCCGCATGGCGCATCTTGCTTCCGTGGGGAGCCACCGGATCAATGGCGTGGCGGCGTTGCACAGCAATCTTCTTACCCGTACCGTTCTGAAAGACCTGTACGATCTCTATCCGGATCGTTTCGTTAACGTGACGAACGGTGTGACTCCAAGGCGCTGGATAGCCCTGAGCAACCCGTCACTCACAGCTCTGATTACCAGGAGCATTGGCGACCGGTGGATCAGACATTTTGAAGACGAGATCCGGAAAATAGAACCCTTAGCGGATGATGCAGGATTCCGGCAGGAGTGGCGAAAGATCAAGCGTAAGAATAAGGCCCGGCTTGCCGCAATCATACAGGAAAGGACCGGTATTGTGCCGAACCCTGATTCGCTTTTCGATATCCAGGTGAAGCGGATTCATGAATACAAGCGTCAGCATCTGAACGTCCTCAACATCATCACGTTGTATAATCGTATCAGGAAAAATCCCGGACAGGAGATCATTCCCCGCACCTTCATCTTCGGTGGAAAGGCCGCGCCCGGCTACTTCATGGCAAAGCTGATCATTAAGCTCATCAATTCCGTTGCCGAGGTGATAAACACGGATCAGGATGTGGCAGGAAGGCTAACGGTTGTCTTCTTTCCGGACTTCAATGTGAAAAGCGCACAGCATATCTATCCTGCCGCGGAGCTCTCCGAGCAGATCTCAACCGCTGGCAAGGAGGCATCGGGCACCGGCAACATGAAATTCTCGATGAACGGCGCCCTCACCATCGGCACCCTTGACGGCGCGAACGTTGAGATTCGTGAGGAGGTTGGGCAGGAGAACTTCTTTCTCTTCGGCCTGTCTGCTGAGGAAGTGCACAACGAGAAGGCGAGGGGCTATCGTCCCCGGGACTACTATGACTCAAACCCGTGCCTCCGTGAGGTTATCGAGCAGATCTGGTCAGGGTATTTCTCGCGTGGCGATGCAGAACTTTTCAGACCGCTGGTGGAAAACCTCCTGAATCACGATCCCTTCATGCTCCTGGCTGATTATCAGTCGTACATCGACTGTCAGGACGGGGTAAGTTCGGCGTATCATGATCAGGAGCGCTGGACGCGCATGTCAATTCTCAACGTGGCGCGGATGGGGAAGTTTTCTTCAGACCGGTCGATTCGGGAATACTGCGATACTATCTGGAATATAAAACTGACGAAAGGAGGGTGA